In bacterium, a genomic segment contains:
- a CDS encoding leucine-rich repeat protein, with protein MVKWFSLIIIIPIIVVFCSCTEKPIDPPSPNPDSSAFNIEILRPWEGDTVFEMLKIIAEADTELDYVQIVIDTLIRIDSLKPFISTFDVSLFESGNYNAVVTGFMGSVSESAKVEVIIENTHCDSLEPIIINGIEISEHKAFRSQAGCVLALYMNSMGLTDPNCLNGIEEYSLTLKWLYLHGNELTSLDISPLQGFTSLELIKLDNNNLESLDLSPLMNLPSFEVLQASNNNLDSIDLYPLSTCRKLSNIDISYNELSASDFTCFNQCSELKYMDLKGNCYTSMDLTFLSNCIRLQDLDLSENQIENLNLDPLADLIRLENLLLSNNSIELIDLDALRNCSKLYQLDLSYNSIDSIDLEPLYNLRELEILKLWVNNLEVVNLDPLSTCENIKEIYLSRNEIDSIILDPLADCLKLQIFQIGVNNLRSIDLTPLWDLEELEEIWVNYNPFDTAACLGVCAFQDAHSHIAVVTDCECN; from the coding sequence TTGGTCAAGTGGTTTTCATTAATTATTATTATTCCTATTATAGTTGTTTTCTGTAGTTGCACAGAAAAACCAATCGATCCTCCTAGTCCTAATCCAGATTCGAGCGCTTTCAATATTGAAATTCTGCGCCCTTGGGAAGGTGATACAGTATTTGAAATGTTGAAGATAATTGCCGAGGCTGATACAGAGCTTGATTATGTCCAAATTGTTATAGATACTTTAATTAGAATTGATAGCTTAAAGCCATTTATATCCACATTTGATGTATCTCTTTTTGAATCAGGGAATTATAATGCTGTTGTTACCGGATTCATGGGTTCTGTAAGTGAATCCGCTAAGGTTGAAGTAATCATAGAAAACACACACTGCGATTCTCTCGAACCAATCATAATAAATGGAATTGAGATATCAGAACATAAAGCCTTCAGAAGCCAAGCTGGATGTGTACTCGCGCTTTATATGAACAGCATGGGTTTAACCGATCCGAATTGTCTTAATGGCATTGAAGAGTATAGTCTAACGCTTAAATGGCTTTACTTGCATGGCAACGAATTAACTTCGCTAGATATCTCTCCGCTGCAAGGTTTTACTTCACTCGAATTAATAAAGCTAGATAATAACAACCTCGAATCTCTAGACCTTTCCCCTTTAATGAATTTACCTAGTTTCGAAGTCCTCCAAGCTAGTAATAATAATCTTGATAGTATAGATCTTTATCCTCTTTCAACTTGCAGAAAATTAAGTAACATCGATATATCCTACAATGAATTAAGTGCATCAGATTTCACATGTTTTAATCAATGTAGTGAATTGAAATACATGGACTTAAAAGGTAATTGTTATACTAGTATGGATTTGACTTTTCTTTCTAATTGCATTCGACTTCAAGATTTAGACCTAAGTGAAAATCAAATTGAAAACCTAAATCTTGACCCCTTGGCTGATCTAATTAGGTTGGAGAATCTTTTGTTGAGCAATAACTCAATAGAATTAATTGATCTCGACGCTCTAAGGAATTGCTCTAAGCTCTATCAACTCGACCTAAGTTATAATTCCATAGATAGCATAGATTTAGAACCTTTATATAACCTCAGGGAATTGGAAATACTCAAGCTGTGGGTCAATAATTTAGAGGTTGTCAATCTAGACCCATTATCAACCTGTGAGAATATTAAGGAGATATATCTCAGTAGAAACGAGATAGACTCTATTATTCTAGATCCGCTCGCCGACTGTTTAAAGCTTCAAATCTTCCAGATTGGAGTTAACAACCTCAGAAGCATCGATCTCACGCCTCTATGGGACCTTGAAGAGCTAGAAGAGATATGGGTTAATTACAATCCTTTCGATACAGCAGCTTGTCTCGGAGTTTGTGCCTTTCAAGATGCTCATTCACATATTGCGGTTGTGACTGACTGCGAGTGCAATTAA
- a CDS encoding Bro-N domain-containing protein, producing MSKEIKPITKIAVFKKKEIRKAIHDNEWWFSVVDIVAVLTDSANPGAYWRKLKQRLREDGSEVVTFCHGLKLEAPDGKMRETDCANTESMFRIIQSIPSPKAEPFKRWLAKVGYERVQEIEDPELATKRTRAIYKAKGYPDDWIEKRMRGIAIREELTDEWKKHGVEEAAEYAILTAEISKATFGLTPNEYKKLKKIERENLRDHMTDLELIFSMLGEASTTQITNTEDPEGFDENKQVARRGGNVAGVARKKLEEETGKPVVTGENYLDSGENTALPEEAD from the coding sequence ATGTCCAAGGAAATAAAGCCCATTACAAAGATAGCGGTCTTCAAGAAAAAGGAAATCCGCAAAGCGATTCACGACAACGAATGGTGGTTTTCTGTCGTCGATATCGTCGCAGTGTTGACCGACAGCGCTAACCCAGGAGCATACTGGAGAAAGCTCAAACAACGACTCAGAGAGGACGGAAGTGAAGTCGTGACATTTTGTCACGGGTTGAAATTGGAAGCGCCCGACGGCAAAATGCGCGAGACCGACTGCGCCAACACCGAGTCAATGTTTCGCATTATTCAGTCGATACCGTCGCCCAAAGCCGAGCCGTTCAAGCGGTGGCTGGCAAAGGTCGGCTATGAACGCGTGCAGGAAATCGAGGACCCGGAGCTTGCCACGAAACGCACGCGCGCAATATACAAGGCAAAAGGCTATCCCGACGACTGGATCGAAAAACGGATGCGCGGAATCGCAATTCGGGAAGAGCTCACCGATGAGTGGAAAAAACACGGTGTCGAGGAGGCTGCCGAATACGCGATTTTGACAGCGGAAATCTCGAAAGCGACATTCGGCCTAACTCCGAACGAATATAAAAAGCTGAAAAAAATCGAGCGCGAGAACCTGCGCGACCACATGACCGATCTCGAACTGATTTTCTCGATGCTCGGCGAGGCATCGACCACGCAAATAACAAATACCGAGGACCCCGAAGGATTCGACGAGAACAAGCAAGTCGCGCGGCGCGGTGGGAACGTCGCGGGGGTAGCGCGCAAAAAGCTCGAGGAGGAAACGGGCAAACCGGTTGTAACCGGTGAAAACTACCTCGACTCCGGCGAGAACACGGCATTGCCGGAAGAAGCGGACTAA
- a CDS encoding imidazolonepropionase has translation MKINTLIVGAEQLLTFDEYGGMVALHGHKMRDIGIVEKGAVAISGNDIVAYGETLDLLSELEIDGDTRIIDAKGKIVTPGLVDSHTHPVFSGTREKEFSMRIQGKSYMEIAAAGGGILNTARRTRQTSREQMAHDANRYLAWMLGFGITTAEAKSGYGLDFDTEMAMLQVIRYLGQTGKLDLVPTFLGAHEIPEKYRPDRADEYVDIVCNEMIPKVAEGDLAKFCDVFCEHKVFDIEQTRKICLKAKEHKLGIKLHADEIEPMGGTELGVELGATSVDHIIEVSPLGIERLASSNTVATLLPGTSLFLNKGKFAPARDLIEAGAIVALATDFNPGSSPTANLPLIMSLGCISMRMTPEEVWSAVTINAAFAIGIGDKIGSITPGKQADLTIWNVEDYQQVPYFYGVNLVDTVIKNGRIALKR, from the coding sequence ATGAAGATAAACACTCTTATAGTCGGTGCTGAACAGCTATTAACCTTTGATGAATATGGCGGTATGGTCGCATTACACGGCCATAAAATGCGCGATATTGGCATTGTTGAAAAAGGTGCAGTCGCAATATCTGGGAACGATATAGTCGCATATGGAGAAACACTAGACCTTCTTTCCGAATTGGAAATAGACGGCGATACTCGAATAATCGATGCAAAGGGAAAAATAGTTACTCCGGGGCTTGTAGATTCACACACACATCCGGTTTTTTCTGGGACGCGAGAAAAAGAATTCTCTATGAGAATTCAGGGGAAATCATACATGGAAATAGCCGCTGCAGGCGGCGGAATACTGAATACTGCAAGAAGAACGCGCCAGACATCGCGCGAGCAAATGGCACACGATGCCAATCGGTATCTTGCATGGATGCTCGGTTTTGGTATCACTACAGCTGAGGCTAAATCAGGTTACGGCCTCGATTTTGATACAGAAATGGCTATGCTTCAAGTTATTCGGTATCTCGGTCAAACCGGCAAACTCGACCTTGTGCCTACATTTTTAGGCGCCCACGAGATACCCGAAAAATATCGCCCGGACCGTGCCGACGAGTATGTTGATATTGTTTGTAATGAAATGATCCCAAAGGTAGCCGAGGGAGATTTAGCCAAATTCTGCGATGTCTTTTGTGAGCATAAAGTGTTCGATATTGAACAGACAAGAAAGATTTGTCTCAAAGCTAAAGAGCACAAACTTGGCATAAAATTACACGCCGATGAGATCGAACCTATGGGTGGCACCGAGTTGGGAGTTGAATTGGGAGCAACTAGCGTCGATCATATAATCGAAGTTTCACCCTTAGGTATAGAGAGATTAGCTAGTTCTAACACGGTGGCGACCTTACTTCCGGGAACATCACTATTCTTGAATAAGGGTAAATTCGCACCCGCGAGAGATCTTATCGAAGCTGGGGCGATAGTTGCGCTTGCTACCGATTTCAATCCCGGGAGTTCCCCAACCGCAAATTTACCTTTAATAATGAGCCTTGGATGTATCTCTATGAGAATGACCCCTGAGGAAGTATGGTCTGCGGTTACTATTAATGCAGCTTTTGCAATAGGTATAGGAGACAAAATAGGCTCCATCACACCCGGAAAACAAGCCGACCTGACAATCTGGAATGTCGAAGATTATCAACAGGTTCCTTATTTTTACGGTGTCAACCTTGTGGATACAGTAATAAAAAATGGGCGTATTGCGCTTAAGAGATGA
- a CDS encoding endonuclease III, whose protein sequence is MFRLSKKNIKKISILLQDRIGNAHMPPREGGTTGALIAGLMSQNTSDHNRDIGYAQLLNCFDSWESVAKAKLDEIVKAIKPAGMMNQRAPRIKALLDAIHERTAAYSADFLLDISTEKAFQWLVERDGIGEKTAAVFLLFHRGAPYFPVDTHIRRILSRIGFFPEGTAAIKIQRSMTEVCSPDLMMNLHLEIIDLGKKICRPHKPKCRECELLSVCEYARR, encoded by the coding sequence ATGTTTCGCTTGTCTAAAAAGAATATAAAAAAAATCTCAATACTACTTCAAGACAGAATCGGCAACGCACATATGCCCCCCCGAGAGGGGGGCACCACGGGCGCGTTAATTGCGGGACTTATGTCACAGAATACCTCCGACCATAATCGTGATATCGGATATGCGCAACTGTTGAATTGTTTCGATAGTTGGGAAAGCGTTGCCAAAGCGAAGCTAGACGAAATTGTTAAAGCTATCAAACCCGCTGGCATGATGAACCAACGTGCACCGCGAATTAAAGCTTTACTCGATGCTATACACGAACGAACCGCTGCTTATTCCGCAGATTTCCTTTTAGATATTTCAACGGAAAAAGCCTTCCAATGGCTTGTCGAGCGCGATGGAATTGGAGAAAAGACAGCCGCTGTATTCTTGTTGTTTCATCGTGGAGCACCTTATTTCCCGGTGGATACCCACATTAGAAGGATACTCTCTCGCATAGGCTTTTTTCCAGAGGGAACAGCTGCAATCAAAATCCAGAGATCAATGACCGAAGTCTGTTCACCTGATCTCATGATGAATCTTCATCTTGAAATAATCGATCTTGGTAAAAAGATATGCCGACCTCATAAACCCAAATGTCGAGAATGTGAATTACTTTCAGTTTGCGAATACGCCAGAAGATAA
- a CDS encoding aminotransferase class I/II-fold pyridoxal phosphate-dependent enzyme translates to MIDLRSDTITQPSMEMRNAMRSALVGDDVLGDDPTVLELEQRTAEILGKEAAIYTPSGTMANQIAIRALTNPGDEVICDETAHIYNYEAGAPAVISGVILKLLCGERGVFTAKKLEETLRPKNVHFAPAKLVVLENTSNRGCGRIWPLNNIKEIQALCKNRGIKLHLDGARLWNASVASGISEAEYAEYFNTVSVCFSKGLGAPIGSVLAGDTDTIEHARRIRKMLGGGMRQAGIIAAGALYALENNRSRLKIDHANAKHLAEGISQICGISINPAIVETNIVIFGVDTMPSEELRFKLEERGVRMLTTSPSNLRAVTNLMVNSSDIESSIQAVEKAMSS, encoded by the coding sequence ATGATAGATTTAAGAAGCGATACAATAACCCAACCATCGATGGAGATGAGAAATGCTATGCGTTCAGCGCTTGTTGGCGATGATGTCCTCGGAGACGACCCTACAGTTTTAGAACTCGAGCAAAGAACTGCAGAAATTCTTGGGAAAGAGGCAGCCATATATACCCCATCGGGAACTATGGCTAACCAAATTGCAATACGCGCATTGACCAATCCCGGAGATGAGGTTATATGCGATGAAACAGCGCATATATATAATTACGAGGCTGGAGCACCAGCAGTAATATCTGGTGTTATATTGAAGCTTTTATGTGGTGAGCGTGGTGTTTTTACTGCAAAAAAACTCGAAGAAACCCTGCGTCCGAAAAATGTTCATTTTGCTCCTGCAAAATTGGTAGTGCTTGAAAATACATCAAATAGAGGATGCGGTAGAATATGGCCTCTAAATAACATAAAAGAAATACAAGCTTTATGCAAAAATAGAGGAATAAAACTCCATCTCGATGGCGCACGTCTTTGGAATGCTTCGGTAGCAAGTGGAATATCTGAAGCTGAATATGCCGAGTATTTCAATACAGTAAGCGTCTGCTTTTCCAAGGGCCTCGGGGCACCGATTGGCTCGGTTTTAGCGGGTGATACAGATACTATCGAACACGCCAGAAGAATTCGTAAAATGCTTGGAGGTGGGATGCGTCAAGCCGGTATAATTGCCGCCGGCGCGCTTTACGCGCTTGAAAATAATAGATCTCGCCTTAAAATAGACCACGCGAACGCAAAACACCTAGCTGAGGGGATTAGTCAAATTTGCGGTATCTCTATAAATCCTGCTATTGTCGAGACAAATATAGTTATATTCGGTGTCGATACTATGCCTTCAGAGGAACTTCGCTTTAAACTAGAGGAACGGGGTGTTCGTATGTTAACTACTTCTCCTTCAAATCTTCGAGCAGTAACAAATCTTATGGTTAATTCAAGTGATATAGAATCTTCAATTCAAGCTGTTGAAAAAGCAATGAGTTCTTGA